GTTAATCATGAACATATTGGCTTAGTATACCATAACGAAGTGTTTCAAGAATTGCAGAAAGGGGATTCTTTAAAAGGTTATGTAAAGAAAATAAGAGACGAAAACATGTTGGATGTTTCGATTCAGCCACTTGGTTATAGAAATGCAAGTTCTAGTAATGTAGAGATGATTATAGAAAAATTAAAAAATAATAATGGCGTTCTAGCTCTTCATGATAAAAGTTCACCAGATGAAATATCTGAGCAACTTGGAATTAGTAAAAAGGCATTTAAACAGGCAATTGGCGCTTTGTATAAGAAGAAATTAATAGAATTAGGAGACAAGGAAATAAAAATGCTCTAGCCTCATTCAGTTAGGGTAGGGCTTATTTTTGGGCGAAAAGGCATTTTTTTATTCATTAACAATTATTTAGTTAATAACTGTTTGTAGATACTTGGAATAGTCGAATTAAAATTTATATAATTGCCAAACAATACGCATAACTATTAATATCCATAATAAGTTTAAGAAGCTATGGGAAGACCACCTACTAAACCGATTGTACTAAAAGACGGTTGGTATATTGAAGTAAGAAATAAAGGATCAAGATCTGGAGTTAAACTTCGTAGAGATACTGAAGATGAAATGAATCAAGCTATCAAAGACTTTGCAAGGTCTAAAGATGTTATCGTTTTAGGTGAAACTAAAAGCGGTAAATGGATGAACGATAAAAAGTAAATCCTTCATTTGTCAAATACATGCAGTTAAATCGAACTGCATGAAATACTTTCTTTTTTAAAATACACGTTGATATTTCGTATTGAATCGAAAGTTCAACGATTGTGTGTATATTTGAGTAATGAGCTTTTCAGGTTTACATACATATATACTCGCGATAGCATTTTTATTGCCTACGCTATTTTCTACAATATCTTTTGTAGATAATAATGAATTGGAATATGAAATAGAAAGCGATTGGTCTGAAAAAAAAGGCAAAGAATCGAAAGATAAGTCTGACGAAATTAAGAGTCTTATGTCAACAAAGAAAGATGACTCTTCTCAATTGGTATCAGGCGGTTTTAAATTTGCAAAGCACGGAAGCTTACTCTTAAGTTTCACATCTGAGGTATTCACTCCACCTCCCGAATGTTAATTTAATGTTGCTAATATCTAGCGGATTAAACTTCTCATTTTAACATTTAACCAATACAAATAATTTTCTGAGTGAAAAATATTTTTTTTGATTTTAGTCATTTCAAAGGCGATGCTTTTGGAGGGATAACTGCCGGTGTTGTTGCTTTACCTCTTGCTTTGGCATTTGGAGTTCAATCTGGTATGGGTGCTGAAGCGGGTCTGTATGGTGCAATGATATTGGGTGTCTTTGCTGCTATTTTTGGAGGAACAGATACTCAGATTAGTGGTCCTACTGGACCGATGACCGTAATTTCCGTTATGGTAGTCACTTCTGCGATTGAATCATCGGGGAGTATTGCAGAGGGCTTGGGACTTATTATAGCATCTTTTGTTTTTGGAGGCTTGATTTTAGTTGTATTTGGCCTTTTGAAATTTGGAAAGTATATTAAGTATATTCCTTATCCTGTGTTGTCAGGGTTTATGACCGGAATAGGAGTGATTATTATCTTGTTTCAATTATTCCCATTTCTTGGTTTGATATCTCCTAAAGGTACATTGGATATTATTATTGAGTTCGCTTGGTCGATTTCGAAGATCAACTACGAATCATTTGTATTAGGTGGAGTAGCAATAGCAATAATTTATATATTCCCGAAAATCACCAAGGCAGTGCCGAGTACTTTGGTAGCCCTTATTATATGTACAGCTGCTTGTTATTTTCTGCAATGGGATACACCTTTGATTGGTGAAATACCAGATGGTTTCCCTTCACTCAAATTAGGTAGTATTCTTACGATCAAAATGGATGTAATTATCCTTGCCTTTCAATATGGTTTAATGCTTGCTGCCTTAGGTGCAATTGATTCGCTCCTGACATCCGTTATTGCAGATAACATAACCAAGACAAAGCACGATAGTAATAAAGAATTAATCGGACAGGGTATAGGTAATGTCGCCGCAGCTTTTTTTGGAGGTATCCCGGGAGCTGGTGCTACAATGAGAACAGTAGTGAACGTAAATGCTGGAGGTCGTACCAAGATTTCTGGGGTTATTCATGGCTTACTCCTCGCAATGATTTTATTGGGGTTAGGTAAATTGGCTGCATTTATTCCATTAAGTGTATTGGCCGGTATATTAATTACTGTAGGTATTGGTATAATTGATTATAAAGGACTTAAACATTTAAGACATGTGCCTAAGGCTGATTCCGTTATTATGATAGTAGTTCTCATAATAACGGTTTTTGGTAATTTGATTAATGCGGTTGCTATAGGAATGGTTTTGGCTTCCATTCTATTTATGAAAAAAATGGGAGATCTAATGGAAAAGGACTCTAAAGTGGCTGCACTTAAGGAGTTTAAGAAAGAAATGCCTTGGAAGGATGAGAATAAAATTCCGGATGAGATTGAAGATAAAATTTATATCAAGCATTTAGACGGCCCACTTTTCTTTGGCTTTGCCAGTGATTTTAATCAAATGATTAAAAAACTACCGCAAGTAGAATTGGTGATAATTCGAATGCGAGAGGTGCCTTTTATGGACCAGTCTGGCCTTTATGCTATGGAAGAATCGATTCTGGAATTAGAAAGGAGAGGTATTATAGTGGTGATCTCAGGAATTAAAGATCAGCCACTAGACATGTTACGAGGGATAAATGTTGTACCTGGTCTTATTCCAGAAACAGTTCTATTCTCAAACTTTAGTGGATGCTTAAAATGGCTTAAGCAGAATCTAGACGGCGAAAATGGGTTTAAGAAAATCGCCGAAGAGATTCTGGAATCCAAGAAATCGAAAAGTTAACCTAAGCTTGCTGGGTTTTAAAAGCTCCCATTATCATAGTTGCCAAGCAAACAGTAACGCCTAATACACCTATCATTCCTATAGGTGCGTCTACAGAGAATGCGCCTTT
The sequence above is a segment of the Flavobacteriales bacterium genome. Coding sequences within it:
- a CDS encoding SulP family inorganic anion transporter, translating into MKNIFFDFSHFKGDAFGGITAGVVALPLALAFGVQSGMGAEAGLYGAMILGVFAAIFGGTDTQISGPTGPMTVISVMVVTSAIESSGSIAEGLGLIIASFVFGGLILVVFGLLKFGKYIKYIPYPVLSGFMTGIGVIIILFQLFPFLGLISPKGTLDIIIEFAWSISKINYESFVLGGVAIAIIYIFPKITKAVPSTLVALIICTAACYFLQWDTPLIGEIPDGFPSLKLGSILTIKMDVIILAFQYGLMLAALGAIDSLLTSVIADNITKTKHDSNKELIGQGIGNVAAAFFGGIPGAGATMRTVVNVNAGGRTKISGVIHGLLLAMILLGLGKLAAFIPLSVLAGILITVGIGIIDYKGLKHLRHVPKADSVIMIVVLIITVFGNLINAVAIGMVLASILFMKKMGDLMEKDSKVAALKEFKKEMPWKDENKIPDEIEDKIYIKHLDGPLFFGFASDFNQMIKKLPQVELVIIRMREVPFMDQSGLYAMEESILELERRGIIVVISGIKDQPLDMLRGINVVPGLIPETVLFSNFSGCLKWLKQNLDGENGFKKIAEEILESKKSKS